A stretch of the Salminus brasiliensis chromosome 19, fSalBra1.hap2, whole genome shotgun sequence genome encodes the following:
- the rnf4 gene encoding E3 ubiquitin-protein ligase RNF4 codes for MSNVAPRKRRSSSSSCSRRNNKRARTQMSQTVMETIDVLESDRLSSEEVVDLTCEGSEPAVVDLTNNDSVVLVEEGTQSRRGQGTESYVLSSDEDEEPSLSLNPALLSSLRASSRARSTPGAVSCPVCMDAYTEIIESGRLMVSTKCGHLFCSQCIRDSLARAHFCPTCRKKLTHKQYHPIYI; via the exons ATGAGTAACGTG GCTCCAAGAAAAAGACGGTCAAGTTCCTCTTCATGTTCTCGACGCAACAACAAGAGGGCTAGGACTCAGATGTCTCAGACAGTCATGGAAACTATTGATGTGCTAGAAAGCGACAGACTAAGCA GTGAAGAGGTGGTAGACTTAACCTGTGAAGGATCAGAGCCAGCTGTTGTGGACCTCACTAATAACGATTCTGTGGTG CTTGTGGAGGAAG GTACACAGAGCAGACGTGGACAGGGCACGGAAAGTTATGTCTTGAGCAGCGATGAGGACGAAGAGCCGAGCCTAAGCCTCAATCCAGCCCTACTGTCATCGCTTCGTGCAAGTAGCAGAGCCAG GTCAACACCAGGAGCTGTTAGCTGCCCGGTGTGCATGGATGCTTACACTGAG ATCATCGAAAGCGGCCGGCTCATGGTCTCCACCAAGTGCGGCCACCTCTTCTGCAGCCAGTGCATTCGCGACTCCTTGGCCAGAGCTCACTTCTGTCCCACATGCAGGAAGAAACTCACTCACAAGCAATATCACCCTATATACATCTGA
- the selenot2 gene encoding selenoprotein T2, with protein MAEYSQTGILTALLLFTVVTVRDIYLGRSAVDQSEQQQQQQQQQAADSMGPDGFLNPDSPAQRQAKSKFYTGPVLRFQYCISUGYSKVFQEYSRSISQLYPDIRIEGENYPPKPINKYVGNFISYFKLLAIALVVTGQNPFQMLGMETPRLWSWGQENKIFSCLMAFFLSNMLETHFLSTGAFEITLNDVPIWSKLQSGYVPNIQELFNILDNHLKMNQVDKLKFSTP; from the exons ATGGCTGAATACAGTCAGACGGGCATCTTAACAGCGCTGCTGCTGTTTACAGTGGTCACGGTGCGGGATATTTACCTCGGCCGGAGCGCCGTGGATCAGtccgagcagcagcagcagcagcagcagcagcaggccgcGGACAGCATGGGGCCCGACGGCTTTCTCAACCCTGACAGCCCCGCTCAGAGGCAGGCCAAGTCGAAGTTTTACACGGGTCCCGTCCTGAGGTTTCAGTACTG taTATCCTGAGGTTACAGTAAGGTGTTCCAGGAGTACTCCCGGTCTATCAGCCAGCTGTACCCGGACATCAGAATAGAGGGAGAGAACTACCCTCCCAAACCCATCAATAA ATATGTTGGAAATTTCATCTCCTACTTTAAACTGCTTGCCATTGCGCTGGTTGTCACTGGACAAAATCCTTTTCAAATGCTTGGAATGGAAACACCAAGGCTTTGGTCCTGGGGTCAAGAAAATAAG ATCTTCTCATGTCTCATGGCGTTCTTCCTCAGTAATATGTTGGAGACTCATTTCCTGTCTACGGGAGCATTCGAGATAACGTTAAATG ACGTTCCCATTTGGTCAAAGCTGCAGTCAGGATATGTACCCAACATTCAGGAGCTCTTTAACATCCTGGACAACCACCTCAAGATGAATCAGGTTGACAAGCTTAAATTCTCCACTCCATAG